A stretch of the Staphylococcus sp. NRL 16/872 genome encodes the following:
- a CDS encoding SdrH family protein: protein MKKKLAHATILLTLSAPLITHHAHAEEISNDRVMPKNIHGDENAQQANEALKNKNNINNNGGSYSEQPFQENESSEEKNSDQLINKENEKVPTTETTEESEETPSDSPQSSNENQNEAEQTNVSEEDPNNEPAGDIEAENGKEVTSNNHSQPSTEEHDGENDATQSNEDDTSNSNDDNDVSGENHQDNQSDGSQDDTSDIDGNSDSGNPHEDENDNGNSDNNTSNDDKDDSDDSSHSSSDPDKTDDSNTDNQKENPSDQDDDSSHSSSDPDKTDDSNTDNQKENPSDQDDDSSHSSSDPDKTDDSNTDNQKENPSDQDDDSSHSSSDPDKTDDSNTDNQKENPSDQDDNSQEPGHHQSNPSSDNNKGQSNSSQQTNDQPQGQYDNGRKHDSNWNNHPTHSGYPKQNMPHQSSKNNGAQSQHNQSSNRDNGYYYQDGHKREGEQNHRNVSNAMIQQIYPNKNNSRTSLAKNRYASNTNHQWHYGQSTINDRHYNAHQFDNQYANRDDNNVSGNNKWTSLLHRFNTLATGSYKYNPFIINQVNRLGENEDTVTNQDFYRLFRKKSFNNEYLNDLQRKSNYFRFEYFNPLNSKGYYKNLDEQVLGLITGEIGSMPDLKKPSDKHSDEKEDEADIHSHKKIIESNDDEKSESEGKYDFEKLNIVLISSIIVIFLGITGRYLFKFLKN, encoded by the coding sequence ATGAAAAAGAAATTAGCCCATGCCACTATACTTCTGACCTTAAGTGCGCCATTAATTACTCATCATGCACATGCAGAAGAAATATCAAATGATAGGGTGATGCCTAAGAATATTCATGGGGATGAAAACGCTCAACAAGCAAATGAAGCGTTAAAAAATAAAAATAATATTAATAATAATGGCGGAAGTTATTCGGAACAGCCTTTTCAAGAAAATGAATCGAGTGAAGAAAAGAATAGTGATCAACTAATTAATAAAGAAAATGAGAAAGTACCAACTACTGAGACCACAGAAGAATCTGAAGAAACGCCCTCAGATAGTCCGCAATCGTCAAATGAAAACCAAAATGAAGCTGAACAAACTAATGTGAGTGAAGAAGACCCAAATAATGAACCAGCTGGTGATATAGAAGCAGAGAACGGTAAAGAAGTAACGTCGAATAATCATTCGCAGCCCTCGACAGAAGAGCATGACGGAGAGAATGATGCAACCCAATCAAATGAGGATGATACCTCGAATTCTAATGATGACAATGATGTAAGTGGTGAGAATCATCAAGACAATCAAAGTGATGGTTCTCAAGATGATACATCAGATATCGATGGAAATAGTGATAGTGGGAATCCTCACGAGGATGAAAATGATAATGGTAATTCTGATAATAATACTAGCAATGATGATAAAGATGATAGTGATGATTCATCTCATTCTTCATCAGACCCTGATAAAACGGATGATTCGAATACAGATAATCAAAAAGAAAACCCATCTGATCAAGACGATGATTCATCCCATTCTTCATCAGACCCTGATAAAACGGATGATTCGAATACAGATAATCAAAAAGAAAACCCATCTGATCAAGACGATGATTCATCCCATTCTTCATCAGACCCTGATAAAACGGATGATTCGAATACAGATAATCAAAAAGAAAACCCATCTGATCAAGACGATGATTCATCTCATTCTTCATCAGACCCTGATAAAACGGACGACTCGAATACGGATAATCAAAAAGAAAACCCATCTGATCAAGACGATAATTCACAAGAACCGGGTCATCATCAATCGAACCCTTCGAGTGATAATAATAAAGGTCAATCAAATTCATCTCAACAAACGAATGATCAACCTCAAGGACAATATGATAATGGTAGGAAACATGATTCGAATTGGAATAATCATCCGACCCATTCAGGATATCCTAAACAAAATATGCCTCATCAATCATCAAAGAATAATGGGGCCCAATCACAACATAATCAATCATCTAATAGAGATAACGGATATTACTATCAAGACGGTCATAAACGCGAGGGAGAACAAAATCATCGTAATGTCTCAAATGCGATGATTCAACAAATATATCCAAATAAGAATAACAGTCGTACTTCTCTAGCAAAAAATCGCTATGCGTCGAATACTAATCATCAATGGCATTATGGCCAATCTACAATAAATGACCGTCACTATAACGCACATCAATTTGATAATCAGTATGCAAATCGCGATGATAACAATGTTAGTGGAAATAATAAGTGGACATCATTGCTTCACAGATTTAATACACTCGCGACGGGATCATATAAATATAATCCATTTATTATTAATCAAGTTAATCGTTTAGGTGAAAATGAAGATACTGTAACTAATCAAGACTTTTATAGACTTTTCCGTAAGAAATCGTTTAATAACGAATATTTAAATGATTTACAAAGAAAATCAAATTATTTTAGATTTGAGTATTTTAACCCACTCAATTCAAAAGGTTATTACAAAAATTTAGATGAACAAGTTTTAGGGCTAATTACAGGTGAAATAGGATCAATGCCTGACTTGAAGAAGCCAAGCGATAAACATTCAGATGAAAAAGAAGATGAAGCGGATATTCACAGTCATAAAAAGATTATTGAATCGAATGATGATGAGAAAAGTGAATCAGAGGGGAAATATGATTTTGAAAAGTTAAACATCGTTTTAATCAGTAGTATTATAGTCATATTTTTAGGTATTACAGGTCGCTATTTATTTAAATTCTTAAAAAATTAA
- a CDS encoding intramembrane glutamic endopeptidase MroQ, producing MARIWVAFLTLLIYALAQFLPLFLEKTPMFSHLSGMALARVGVYTQVILFIIAAVLIIWLNSIIKNPNVIERDDKELKRYIIPWALLGFCIVMVYQVIAGLINMWIFGQPQQSPNTERIMAIAKQLPVLIVLISIVGPVLEEYVFRKVIFGELYNKIKGNRIVAFLIASIVSSLIFALAHNDIKFLLIYIGMGMIFSLAYVLTKRIAVPIIIHMMQNGFVVIMQFFFSNAVKDIQHQTNFILHSLF from the coding sequence ATGGCAAGAATTTGGGTGGCATTTTTAACACTACTGATTTATGCATTGGCACAGTTTTTACCACTTTTCTTGGAAAAGACACCAATGTTTAGTCATCTATCTGGAATGGCTTTAGCAAGAGTAGGCGTATATACGCAAGTCATTCTATTTATCATAGCAGCCGTGCTAATTATATGGTTAAATTCAATTATTAAAAATCCTAATGTCATTGAACGGGATGATAAGGAACTTAAACGCTATATTATCCCCTGGGCATTGCTAGGATTTTGTATCGTGATGGTTTATCAAGTTATTGCTGGTCTTATTAATATGTGGATTTTTGGACAACCACAACAAAGCCCTAACACAGAAAGAATAATGGCAATTGCTAAACAACTTCCTGTGTTAATCGTACTCATATCTATTGTGGGGCCTGTCCTAGAAGAATATGTATTCCGAAAAGTTATATTTGGAGAACTTTACAATAAAATTAAGGGTAATCGTATCGTCGCTTTCCTTATAGCATCTATTGTAAGTTCCTTAATATTTGCACTTGCACATAATGATATTAAATTTTTATTGATTTACATTGGTATGGGCATGATATTTTCTTTAGCTTATGTCTTAACAAAGCGTATTGCTGTACCAATCATTATTCATATGATGCAAAATGGTTTTGTCGTGATAATGCAATTTTTCTTCAGTAATGCAGTAAAAGATATACAACATCAAACAAATTTTATCCTACATTCTTTATTTTAA
- the groES gene encoding co-chaperone GroES yields MLKPLGSRVIIERKEQEQTTKSGIVLTDSAKEKSNEGVVIAVGSGRILDNGEKVAPEVKEGDTVVFQEYTGTEVKRGDETYLILNEEDLLAIIEK; encoded by the coding sequence ATGCTTAAACCATTAGGAAGTCGTGTGATTATCGAAAGAAAAGAGCAAGAACAAACAACTAAAAGTGGAATTGTGTTAACAGATAGCGCAAAAGAAAAGTCAAATGAAGGCGTAGTAATCGCTGTTGGCTCAGGACGTATCCTTGACAATGGTGAAAAGGTTGCTCCAGAGGTTAAAGAAGGCGACACAGTTGTATTCCAAGAATATACTGGCACAGAAGTTAAACGTGGAGACGAAACATACTTAATTTTAAATGAAGAAGATTTACTAGCAATCATTGAAAAATAA
- the groL gene encoding chaperonin GroEL (60 kDa chaperone family; promotes refolding of misfolded polypeptides especially under stressful conditions; forms two stacked rings of heptamers to form a barrel-shaped 14mer; ends can be capped by GroES; misfolded proteins enter the barrel where they are refolded when GroES binds) has translation MAKDLKFSEDARQAMLRGVDKLANAVKVTIGPKGRNVVLDKEYVAPLITNDGVTIAKEIELEDPYENMGAKLVQEVANKTNEIAGDGTTTATVLAQAMIQEGLKNVTSGANPVGLREGIDKAVRVAVEALHDISQKVENKNEIAQVGAISAADEEIGKYISEAMDKVGNDGVITIEESNGLDTELEVVEGMQFDRGYQSPYMVTDSDKMIAELERPYILVTDKKISSFQDILPLLEQVVQSSRPILIVADEVEGDALTNIVLNRMRGTFTAVAVKAPGFGDRRKAMLEDLAILTGATVITDDLGLELKDASIDMLGSANKVEVTKDNTTVVDGDGDDNSIDARLSQIKAQIEETDSDFDREKLQERLAKLAGGVAVIKVGAASETELKERKLRIEDALNSTRAAVEEGIVAGGGTALVNIYNKVDEIEAEGDVATGVNIVLKALSAPVRQIAENAGLEGSVIVERLKNADAGVGFNAATNEWVNMLEEGIVDPTKVTRSALQHAASVAAMFLTTEAVVATIPEPEKNDAGMGGMPGMM, from the coding sequence ATGGCTAAAGATCTTAAATTCTCAGAAGACGCACGTCAAGCAATGTTACGTGGTGTAGATAAATTAGCAAATGCAGTTAAAGTGACTATTGGTCCTAAAGGTCGTAACGTTGTATTGGATAAAGAATATGTAGCACCTTTAATTACAAACGATGGTGTTACAATCGCTAAAGAAATTGAACTAGAAGACCCTTATGAAAACATGGGTGCTAAATTAGTACAAGAAGTAGCGAATAAAACAAATGAAATTGCTGGTGACGGTACTACTACAGCGACTGTATTAGCACAAGCAATGATTCAAGAAGGACTTAAAAACGTGACAAGTGGTGCTAACCCTGTAGGTTTACGTGAAGGTATCGATAAAGCAGTGAGAGTTGCTGTTGAAGCGTTACATGATATTTCTCAAAAAGTTGAAAATAAAAATGAAATCGCGCAAGTAGGTGCAATTTCTGCTGCTGATGAAGAAATCGGTAAATATATTTCTGAAGCTATGGATAAAGTAGGTAACGACGGTGTTATCACTATTGAAGAATCAAATGGTTTAGACACTGAATTAGAAGTAGTAGAAGGTATGCAATTTGATAGAGGTTACCAATCTCCATATATGGTAACTGATTCCGATAAAATGATTGCTGAATTAGAAAGACCATATATCTTAGTTACTGATAAAAAAATCTCATCATTCCAAGACATTTTACCTTTACTAGAACAAGTAGTTCAATCTAGCCGTCCAATCTTAATCGTTGCGGATGAAGTAGAAGGCGATGCATTAACTAATATTGTATTAAACCGTATGCGTGGTACATTTACTGCAGTTGCAGTTAAAGCACCTGGATTTGGTGATCGTCGAAAAGCAATGTTAGAAGACTTAGCAATTTTAACTGGTGCGACAGTTATTACTGACGACTTAGGCTTAGAATTAAAAGATGCTTCTATCGATATGTTAGGTAGTGCAAATAAAGTTGAAGTGACTAAAGACAACACTACTGTTGTTGATGGTGACGGCGATGATAACAGCATCGACGCACGTTTAAGCCAAATTAAAGCTCAAATTGAAGAAACAGATTCAGACTTTGACAGAGAGAAATTACAAGAACGCTTAGCTAAATTAGCTGGTGGTGTAGCTGTCATTAAAGTAGGTGCGGCGTCTGAAACTGAATTAAAAGAACGTAAATTACGTATTGAAGACGCATTAAACTCTACACGTGCTGCTGTAGAAGAAGGCATCGTAGCAGGTGGTGGTACTGCTTTAGTAAACATCTATAATAAAGTAGATGAGATTGAGGCTGAAGGTGATGTTGCTACAGGTGTAAACATTGTGCTTAAAGCTTTATCAGCACCAGTACGTCAAATTGCTGAAAATGCTGGACTTGAAGGTTCAGTTATTGTGGAAAGACTTAAAAATGCGGATGCTGGTGTTGGATTCAATGCTGCTACGAACGAATGGGTAAATATGCTTGAAGAAGGTATAGTAGACCCTACTAAAGTAACTCGCTCAGCATTACAACATGCTGCAAGTGTGGCTGCGATGTTCTTAACTACTGAAGCGGTTGTTGCGACAATCCCAGAACCTGAGAAAAATGATGCAGGTATGGGCGGCATGCCAGGAATGATGTAA
- a CDS encoding type I restriction endonuclease — translation MKEFVQKIEDLQKRVSTLKDNINTEEATKNALILPFFQLLGYDVFNPLEFTPEFIADVGIKKGEKVDYAIITDNSPSILIECKSVNEKLHNHDSQLFRYFGTSTSKFGILTNGIEYRFYTDLEEPNKMDSKPFLTVNIENLKENSIKELYKFKKENFDIDNISSSAYELKYMNLIKQFLVEQLENPKEDFVKYLLTEVYEGVKTKSVIDRFTPTVKNTLNIFINEKVTDRLNAALNSSSVPEVKIEEPSEEITNETTNTKEDIITTPEELESYSMVKVLLADIIEPDRIFYRDNRSYFNILLDDSIRKWIMRIYITNTKSEFVLNDENKTVVKFEKPLDILKHKEVITNVVKNYI, via the coding sequence ATGAAAGAATTCGTTCAAAAAATTGAGGATTTACAAAAAAGAGTTAGTACTTTAAAAGATAATATCAATACAGAAGAAGCTACTAAAAATGCTTTAATTTTACCTTTTTTCCAATTACTTGGATACGATGTTTTTAATCCCCTCGAATTTACTCCTGAATTTATAGCAGATGTAGGTATTAAAAAGGGAGAAAAAGTGGACTATGCTATTATAACTGATAATTCACCTTCAATTCTAATAGAGTGTAAATCAGTTAATGAAAAATTACATAACCATGATTCTCAGCTATTTAGATATTTTGGAACGAGTACTTCTAAATTCGGGATATTAACAAATGGCATTGAGTACAGATTTTATACAGATTTAGAAGAACCAAATAAAATGGATAGCAAACCATTTCTAACTGTAAATATTGAAAATTTAAAAGAAAATAGTATAAAAGAGCTATACAAATTTAAAAAGGAAAACTTTGATATTGATAATATTTCAAGTTCAGCATATGAACTAAAGTATATGAATCTAATTAAACAATTCTTAGTCGAACAACTAGAGAATCCAAAAGAAGATTTTGTAAAATATCTTTTAACAGAGGTTTATGAAGGAGTTAAAACAAAATCAGTAATTGATCGTTTTACACCTACTGTAAAAAATACTTTAAATATTTTTATAAATGAAAAAGTTACTGATCGTTTAAATGCTGCTTTAAATTCTAGTTCTGTTCCTGAGGTTAAAATCGAAGAACCTTCAGAAGAAATTACTAATGAAACAACTAATACTAAAGAAGATATTATAACTACTCCTGAAGAATTAGAATCTTATTCAATGGTCAAAGTACTACTAGCTGATATTATTGAACCAGATAGAATATTTTATAGAGATAATAGAAGTTATTTCAACATTTTATTAGATGATAGCATTAGAAAATGGATAATGAGAATCTATATTACTAATACTAAATCAGAGTTTGTACTTAATGACGAAAATAAAACAGTAGTAAAATTTGAAAAACCTTTAGACATATTAAAACATAAAGAAGTAATTACTAATGTGGTCAAAAATTATATTTAA
- a CDS encoding AbiH family protein yields the protein MNKAEEKYNYFNSENNSNNWSYFEDILEYITFSDEFERNKNGSKESIEENVNDFNTLNTKLKDLFYSWIESIEISGSYYNEFLVDDENSEYLNFNYTYTLEKLYNIKKVNHIHIEDKIGRDYIFGHKKKYKKKSGFFKNINSIFNNAEVFAKPVNDYIKRGKVRYENIAKIYFWGFSLSEVDKPYIEQILKDNRKTIENVYLCSYQYNNNFEKSKFQRFLNDNQIDNDIKEFNDEIKKKI from the coding sequence ATAAATAAAGCTGAAGAAAAATATAACTATTTTAATTCTGAAAATAATTCAAATAATTGGTCATACTTTGAGGACATTCTTGAATATATTACATTTTCTGATGAATTTGAAAGAAATAAAAATGGAAGTAAAGAGAGTATAGAAGAAAACGTAAACGACTTCAATACGTTAAATACTAAATTAAAAGATTTATTTTATAGTTGGATTGAATCTATTGAAATTTCTGGATCATATTATAACGAATTTTTAGTGGATGATGAAAATAGCGAATATTTAAACTTTAACTATACATATACATTAGAAAAACTTTATAATATAAAAAAAGTTAATCACATTCATATTGAAGATAAAATTGGAAGAGATTATATTTTTGGACATAAGAAAAAATATAAAAAAAAATCAGGTTTTTTTAAGAATATTAATTCAATTTTTAATAATGCAGAAGTATTTGCAAAACCTGTAAATGACTATATAAAAAGAGGTAAAGTTAGGTATGAAAATATTGCAAAAATATACTTTTGGGGATTTTCTCTATCAGAAGTAGATAAGCCGTATATTGAACAGATTTTGAAAGACAACCGTAAAACTATAGAAAACGTGTATCTATGCTCTTATCAATATAATAATAATTTTGAGAAAAGTAAGTTTCAAAGATTTTTAAATGATAATCAAATCGATAATGATATAAAAGAGTTTAATGACGAAATTAAAAAGAAGATATAA